The proteins below are encoded in one region of Acetoanaerobium noterae:
- a CDS encoding [Fe-Fe] hydrogenase large subunit C-terminal domain-containing protein: protein MQWIEIEKGNCSDCYKCLRSCPSKAIKIIDGRAEVVKEMCIVCGHCQVVCPQHIIKVKSRLRNVQAAIDDDFQVIASIAPSFVGAFDMKYPGQFKTALKKLGFSDVSETGIGAEYVKQEYIDALKTQKYKNFITSSCPSANYLIQKYYPRCIDFLAPTVSPMLAHGKLMKKSSPNAFTVFIGPCIAKKQEAFEYNTNEVINEVLTFDEIAMWLKESNINLNDLQEEEFENPTDINGASFPVKGGIFSNLKSISDIYGYQYMQADGVEACINILEALSNHELEGVCVELNMCEGSCIGGPAMPSDHPNCYVIEKRVRDFAKNKPISSEPVSSVSIESDELNRDFSEKPIFMPEPTEEEIVEILHSMGKFKDSDQLNCNTCGYKTCRDKAKAVYCNMSEITMCLPFVRKKAESIRNTIFEYTPNAILFLDPDMNIIEINPKAEEILGVHFEDVEGQNIEALVGRDILFDIRLDKSAVIHKKLCIDSKDICIIFEMSYIKEENVYMVIMSDITQEEKNIKALNAMKERTLDAAQEVIDKQMRVAQEIASLLGETTAETKIILTRLKKIAMD from the coding sequence ATGCAGTGGATTGAAATAGAAAAGGGAAATTGTAGCGATTGCTATAAATGTCTTCGCTCCTGCCCTTCCAAAGCCATCAAAATTATCGACGGTCGTGCAGAGGTTGTAAAGGAAATGTGTATAGTTTGTGGACATTGCCAAGTGGTCTGTCCTCAGCATATTATAAAAGTAAAATCTAGGCTAAGAAATGTTCAAGCCGCTATAGATGATGATTTTCAAGTTATCGCAAGTATAGCGCCTTCATTTGTAGGTGCTTTTGACATGAAGTATCCTGGCCAATTTAAAACTGCCCTAAAAAAATTGGGCTTCTCAGATGTTTCCGAGACTGGAATAGGTGCTGAGTATGTAAAGCAAGAGTATATTGATGCATTAAAAACTCAAAAATATAAAAATTTTATAACAAGCTCTTGTCCATCTGCCAACTATTTAATTCAGAAATATTATCCTAGGTGTATAGATTTTTTGGCTCCTACAGTTTCTCCCATGCTAGCACATGGAAAGCTAATGAAAAAAAGCTCTCCAAATGCCTTCACTGTATTTATAGGGCCCTGTATCGCCAAGAAGCAAGAGGCCTTCGAATACAATACAAACGAAGTTATCAACGAGGTTCTAACTTTTGATGAAATAGCAATGTGGTTAAAGGAAAGTAATATAAACCTAAATGATTTGCAAGAAGAGGAATTTGAAAATCCAACAGATATAAATGGTGCTTCATTTCCTGTAAAAGGTGGGATATTTTCGAATCTAAAATCTATTTCAGACATTTATGGATATCAGTATATGCAGGCCGATGGAGTTGAAGCCTGTATCAATATACTAGAAGCCTTATCCAACCACGAGCTTGAGGGAGTCTGCGTAGAACTCAACATGTGCGAAGGCTCGTGTATTGGTGGCCCTGCTATGCCTAGCGATCACCCAAACTGCTATGTAATAGAAAAAAGAGTAAGGGATTTTGCAAAAAACAAACCTATATCTTCTGAACCTGTTAGTAGTGTAAGTATAGAAAGTGATGAACTAAATAGAGATTTTAGCGAAAAGCCTATATTTATGCCAGAGCCAACTGAAGAAGAAATAGTTGAAATTCTCCATTCCATGGGTAAGTTTAAGGATAGCGACCAATTAAACTGCAATACTTGTGGATACAAAACATGTAGAGATAAAGCAAAGGCTGTTTACTGCAATATGTCTGAAATCACAATGTGTCTGCCATTTGTTAGAAAAAAAGCCGAAAGTATAAGAAATACTATATTTGAATATACTCCAAATGCAATATTATTTTTAGATCCTGATATGAATATAATAGAAATAAACCCCAAAGCCGAGGAAATATTAGGAGTTCATTTCGAAGATGTGGAAGGTCAAAATATAGAAGCTCTTGTTGGTAGAGATATTTTATTTGATATCAGACTCGATAAATCAGCTGTTATACATAAAAAACTATGTATAGATTCTAAAGACATCTGCATTATTTTTGAAATGTCTTATATTAAAGAAGAAAATGTTTATATGGTCATAATGTCGGATATAACTCAAGAAGAAAAAAATATAAAAGCTTTGAATGCTATGAAAGAAAGAACTTTAGATGCTGCTCAAGAGGTTATTGATAAACAAATGAGAGTTGCTCAGGAAATTGCAAGTCTTTTAGGTGAAACTACAGCAGAAACAAAAATCATTCTTACTAGATTAAAAAAGATTGCTATGGATTAA